From the genome of Blautia pseudococcoides, one region includes:
- a CDS encoding NlpC/P60 family protein translates to MDIKIVKEKTPEVKIKKEAEVSIHKKNLISARAEDRTSFHVKDSSDFFGNKKPEGKNLGEKNPLAESQAGNKARDAGAQKRTGRDGKSSLPAYQKNAAAATKKTDARNPANHNIPLSGREKSPPAGAKAVPVSSETMQKAGALTNGEAKENFKRRKKVKSLSETPKIHPGKNEIAIKGVKQGGKAILTQLEGGEEANEALSVMTAANRPFSSIGEKRKYAQAEEKLKIKQADQKISNKQLRKELQKKKKGIVEKQNKQAVRQRKIQYIINKLTGSGEQDSLLQTAKDIVRMKASFVMVQVVKFIGALLAPLFGILFMAAFPVVLIVMLLYCSPLGAFMENPSDETPSIQEVLGGYYMEFNQSVSANAGENGAISYLHEKDGNYVSNYMDTLMVYMVQYGTGDLGIVMDEEHKRLLKEIFDEMNSFEDTTVTTTIQAGQSLGNVVTSAYCSCPICCGVWSGGPTASGVMPTANHTLAVDASNPFVPMGTKIIMNGTEYVVEDTGNFDQYGVQFDIYFDDHGTATNWGHQTMEAFLADGDENTISITRRGSYVKNMDYEDYIALGKLTEEQEELLREAMSEEFRSEIPSFGVGSDVANLALTKVGCQYSQERRYEEGFYDCSSLVQRCYAEFGITLPATASTQGKYIVDHGLEVTEYMLEPGDLIFYSYENNGEFLNISHVAIYIGNGRMVHAANTARGVVNDPFIPTNVGLYGRPSLGQ, encoded by the coding sequence ATGGATATTAAGATCGTAAAAGAGAAAACCCCGGAAGTAAAAATTAAGAAGGAAGCGGAGGTATCCATACATAAGAAAAATCTCATATCTGCCAGAGCGGAAGACCGGACGTCCTTTCATGTAAAAGACAGTTCGGACTTCTTTGGAAATAAGAAACCGGAAGGAAAAAATCTGGGAGAAAAAAATCCTCTGGCAGAATCCCAGGCTGGAAATAAAGCCCGGGACGCGGGAGCGCAAAAGAGAACCGGAAGGGACGGAAAGAGCAGCCTGCCGGCATATCAAAAGAATGCTGCAGCAGCCACGAAGAAAACGGATGCCAGGAATCCGGCGAACCACAACATACCTTTGTCGGGCAGGGAGAAATCCCCGCCTGCAGGGGCGAAGGCTGTCCCGGTAAGCTCTGAAACCATGCAGAAGGCAGGTGCTCTGACAAATGGGGAAGCAAAAGAGAACTTCAAAAGAAGGAAAAAGGTAAAGTCCCTTTCAGAGACCCCGAAAATACATCCCGGAAAAAATGAAATAGCGATAAAGGGTGTAAAACAGGGAGGCAAAGCAATCCTTACCCAGTTGGAGGGCGGGGAGGAAGCTAATGAAGCACTTTCGGTTATGACAGCGGCCAACCGTCCGTTTAGCAGCATAGGAGAAAAAAGAAAATATGCGCAAGCAGAAGAGAAATTGAAAATAAAGCAGGCGGACCAGAAGATTTCCAACAAACAGCTTCGGAAGGAACTGCAAAAGAAGAAAAAGGGCATTGTAGAGAAGCAGAATAAACAGGCAGTACGCCAGCGGAAGATACAGTACATCATTAATAAGCTGACCGGTTCCGGAGAACAGGACAGCCTCCTTCAGACGGCAAAAGATATTGTCCGGATGAAGGCGTCTTTTGTCATGGTTCAGGTTGTGAAATTTATCGGGGCGCTGCTCGCTCCCCTGTTCGGGATTCTGTTTATGGCAGCATTCCCGGTAGTGTTGATCGTTATGCTTCTTTACTGTTCCCCTTTAGGGGCGTTTATGGAAAATCCGTCCGATGAAACACCGTCCATACAGGAGGTATTGGGCGGATATTATATGGAATTTAACCAGAGCGTTTCGGCAAATGCCGGGGAAAATGGGGCGATCTCTTATCTGCATGAGAAGGATGGGAATTATGTGAGCAACTATATGGATACCTTAATGGTCTATATGGTGCAGTATGGTACCGGGGATTTGGGGATTGTGATGGACGAGGAACATAAGCGCCTGCTGAAAGAAATCTTTGACGAGATGAACAGCTTTGAAGATACTACGGTAACAACTACGATCCAGGCGGGACAGTCTTTGGGGAATGTAGTCACAAGCGCCTACTGCTCCTGTCCGATCTGCTGCGGTGTCTGGTCCGGCGGTCCTACGGCTTCCGGCGTCATGCCGACAGCAAACCATACTCTTGCGGTGGATGCATCCAATCCCTTTGTGCCGATGGGGACGAAGATCATTATGAATGGGACAGAATATGTAGTAGAAGACACTGGAAACTTTGACCAGTATGGTGTGCAGTTTGATATTTACTTTGATGACCACGGGACAGCTACCAACTGGGGACACCAGACAATGGAGGCGTTTCTGGCTGACGGGGATGAAAATACCATATCCATTACAAGAAGAGGCAGTTATGTGAAAAACATGGATTACGAGGACTACATCGCACTTGGAAAATTAACGGAGGAGCAGGAAGAGCTCCTGCGTGAAGCAATGAGTGAGGAATTCCGCAGTGAGATCCCGTCCTTTGGAGTGGGAAGTGATGTTGCGAATCTTGCCCTTACCAAAGTCGGCTGCCAGTACAGCCAGGAAAGGAGATATGAGGAAGGATTCTATGACTGCAGTTCCCTGGTACAGAGATGCTATGCGGAATTTGGTATTACGCTTCCAGCTACTGCATCTACCCAGGGAAAATATATTGTGG
- a CDS encoding phosphoadenosine phosphosulfate reductase family protein: protein MALNHYGKPLLVTDSGGKDSAVCRELVRRSGVPYEIIHNLTTADAPQTILYIRERFRVAEAAGIPCEIQYPYYKGKRVTMWSLIPQKKIPPTRLARYCCEVLKEGSGVGRFITTGVRWAESRKRKAGRGIYEAFDRDQTKKLILNNDNDNRRQLFESCRVRSKHICNPIVDWSDRDVWDYIQSEKIPINPLYEMGFYRVGCIGCPMAGKHRYREFALFPTYERAYKRAFEKMLLVQKLEGKDDSTGGWVDAESVFRWWMEDDTIPGQYKLQFNEETNEVYY, encoded by the coding sequence ATGGCGCTGAACCATTATGGAAAACCGCTGCTGGTTACAGACAGCGGGGGAAAAGATAGTGCGGTATGCCGGGAGCTTGTCAGACGTTCCGGCGTTCCCTATGAGATCATACACAATTTAACTACAGCAGACGCTCCCCAGACGATTTTGTATATCCGGGAGCGTTTTCGCGTTGCAGAGGCAGCAGGCATTCCATGTGAAATTCAATATCCTTATTATAAGGGGAAACGAGTTACCATGTGGAGCCTGATCCCACAAAAGAAAATCCCGCCTACCCGCCTTGCGCGGTACTGCTGTGAGGTACTAAAGGAAGGGAGCGGAGTCGGGCGGTTTATTACTACAGGTGTTCGATGGGCCGAGAGCCGGAAGAGGAAAGCTGGCAGAGGCATTTATGAAGCCTTTGACAGAGACCAGACAAAAAAGCTGATTTTGAACAACGATAATGATAACAGGAGACAGTTATTTGAATCCTGCCGGGTTCGGAGCAAACATATCTGTAATCCGATTGTGGACTGGAGTGACCGGGACGTATGGGATTACATCCAGTCTGAGAAAATTCCAATCAATCCCCTTTATGAAATGGGATTTTACAGAGTCGGATGTATCGGCTGCCCGATGGCAGGCAAACACCGGTACCGGGAATTTGCCCTTTTTCCGACCTATGAACGTGCATACAAAAGGGCGTTTGAAAAGATGCTCCTTGTACAGAAACTGGAGGGAAAAGATGATTCAACCGGGGGATGGGTTGACGCAGAAAGCGTATTCCGGTGGTGGATGGAGGATGATACCATTCCGGGACAGTATAAATTACAGTTCAATGAAGAGACCAATGAAGTGTATTACTGA
- a CDS encoding LPD25 domain-containing protein has translation METAKMGENAANGVQVTYFVAECMEFLRYGEYMEDIPTIKEALEYYDKIPSDRLNAGKGIGIHIHDPNEREYTSEYQLLTWQTLDVDSLQMMYGIEKYPQVMEAARELAALGTDITVVDTKGLLKKAEIVVDAAELAKKINDLQRKLDMDSYDHFYPDAAVQEKKITMQILTEHGKKEYLDWLNTGNLEQFPEVGAEVREIRGLLENADIQWPAALSPFIYIRFSESAGMEERDDIPIEEADPLFGKLDQERVENNRKKGEGGYDKTAFIIYYQMEGERSTYEGRQDFGDGEGSLLNHIETFSKYYLETEEGEQMLEAMKGEAARSLKEACEYTRDELLPFLKYYCNLYAIEEALKEEQNISEKIPIATDRQEVRCGYQRDLAAFIEESRRALSQGGTLPKMPDIKDYEETKEKKTYREQVMQEIEAEAKKYGMTVEEYAKNGYEPSVKKR, from the coding sequence GTGGAAACTGCTAAGATGGGCGAGAATGCCGCCAACGGTGTTCAGGTCACTTATTTTGTAGCGGAATGTATGGAGTTTTTGCGGTATGGGGAGTACATGGAGGATATTCCGACCATAAAAGAAGCATTGGAATATTACGATAAGATTCCCTCGGACCGGTTGAATGCCGGAAAAGGGATCGGTATTCATATACACGATCCAAACGAGAGGGAATATACGTCGGAATACCAGCTCCTTACGTGGCAGACGCTGGATGTTGATTCTTTGCAAATGATGTATGGAATCGAAAAATATCCTCAGGTTATGGAAGCTGCAAGGGAACTGGCTGCTTTAGGAACGGATATTACGGTAGTGGACACGAAGGGGCTGCTGAAAAAGGCGGAGATTGTGGTGGACGCTGCGGAGCTGGCAAAGAAGATCAATGACCTGCAGCGGAAACTGGATATGGATTCTTACGATCACTTTTACCCGGATGCCGCTGTTCAGGAGAAGAAAATTACCATGCAGATACTCACGGAACATGGGAAAAAGGAGTACCTGGACTGGCTGAATACTGGCAATTTAGAACAATTCCCGGAAGTGGGGGCAGAAGTTAGGGAGATTCGCGGTCTGCTTGAAAACGCAGATATCCAGTGGCCGGCAGCATTATCCCCGTTTATTTATATCCGTTTCAGTGAATCAGCAGGCATGGAAGAGAGGGATGATATACCGATAGAGGAGGCAGACCCGTTGTTTGGTAAATTAGATCAGGAGCGTGTAGAGAATAACAGGAAAAAAGGGGAAGGTGGCTATGATAAGACCGCGTTTATCATCTATTATCAGATGGAAGGAGAACGTTCTACTTATGAAGGAAGGCAGGATTTTGGGGATGGGGAGGGAAGCCTTCTGAACCATATCGAGACATTCTCAAAATACTATCTGGAAACGGAGGAGGGAGAGCAGATGTTGGAAGCAATGAAGGGGGAAGCTGCCAGGTCCCTAAAAGAAGCCTGTGAATATACGCGTGATGAATTGCTTCCGTTTTTAAAATATTACTGCAATCTCTATGCCATAGAGGAAGCCTTAAAAGAAGAGCAGAATATCAGTGAAAAAATTCCCATAGCGACAGATAGACAGGAAGTAAGGTGCGGATACCAGAGGGATTTAGCTGCATTCATAGAAGAAAGCCGGCGGGCGTTGTCTCAGGGCGGCACACTTCCGAAGATGCCGGATATTAAAGATTATGAAGAGACAAAAGAGAAAAAAACATACCGGGAGCAGGTTATGCAGGAGATTGAGGCAGAAGCGAAAAAGTATGGCATGACCGTAGAGGAATATGCGAAGAATGGATATGAACCAAGTGTGAAAAAAAGATAA